From Drosophila nasuta strain 15112-1781.00 chromosome X, ASM2355853v1, whole genome shotgun sequence, one genomic window encodes:
- the LOC132795411 gene encoding LOW QUALITY PROTEIN: carboxypeptidase B (The sequence of the model RefSeq protein was modified relative to this genomic sequence to represent the inferred CDS: deleted 1 base in 1 codon): protein MSMRMELGLLMAATLLCATVSGTMTALNGSSSLPLAGIEYGNGIPERFDETQLWRIYNITEAMQQSIPVGQVMEQKFGGNIWKENSKFLDISIGKEHVKAARSFLDAHRLESEVLSGNVQELIDAEQLDGINSTLSIPGSRIKKASRSGSSGMHWKDYHDLETIYAFMREVRAKFPDIARLYTIGQTAEGRDIKVLRISENPRETKKIWIDGGIHAREWISPATVTYILYHLMSKWETQPKYLREKTWYFLCVMNPDGYVYSRTVNRLWRKNRSPSRRANCFGVDLNRNFDIGWNGYGSSTNPCSDTYRGTSPASEQETKVVAEFLAKRKHNLDAYLTYHSYGQMVVYPWAYKAVKVKDANVLQRVANTAVDRIAQKTGTSYRASVTHEVLGIAGGGSDDWSRAALGVQYVYTIELRDRGTYGFVLPPKYIKDTALEGWIVADAVAQAIA, encoded by the exons ATGTCAATGCGAATGGAACTTGGTCTGCTGATGGCGGCAACGTTGCTGTGTGCCACGGTCAGCGGCACAATGACAGCGCTGAATGGCAGCTCCTCGCTCCCCCTTGCTGGTATTGAGTATGGCAATGGCATACCGGAGCGTTTCGATGAGACGCAGCTGTGGCGCATCTACAACATTACGGAGGCCATGCAACAGAGCATTCCCGTTGGCCAGGTGATGGAGCAAAAGTTTGGCGGCAACATCTGGAAGGAGAATTCCAAATTTCTCGACATCTCCATTGGCAAGGAGCACGTGAAGGCGGCGCGCAGTTTTCTCGATGCCCATCGCCTTGAGTCCGAAGTGCTGTCGGGCAATGTGCAGGAGCTGATCGATGCCGAGCAGCTGGATGGCATCAATAGCACCCTTTCGATACCGGGCAGTCGCATAA AGAAGGCATCGCgcagtggcagcagcggcaTGCACTGGAAGGATTATCATGATCTGGAGACGATCTATGCTTTTATGCGCGAGGTGCGTGCCAAGTTTCCGGACATTGCCCGACTCTACACCATCGGACAGACGGCCGAAGGACGTGACATCAAAGTCTTGCG CATCTCTGAGAACCCGCGCGAG ACAAAAAAGATTTGGATCGATGGTGGCATCCACGCTCGCGAATGGATCAGTCCCGCTACCGTCACCTACATCCTGTACCACCTGATGAGCAAATGGGAGACGCAACCAAAGTATTTGCGTGAAAAGACCTGGTACTTTTTGTGCGTCATGAATCCCGACGGTTATGTCTACAGTCGGACGGTGAATCGTCTGTGGCGCAAGAATCGTTCGCCATCGCGACGTGCCAACTGCTTTGGCGTCGATTTGAATCGCAACTTTGATATCGGCTGGAATGGATATGGCTCCTCGACGAATCCCTGCAGTGACACGTATCGCGGCACTTCACCCGCCTCCGAACAGGAGACGAAAGTGGTTGCCGAATTTCTGGCGAAACGCAAACACAATTTGGATGCATATCTGACATATCATAGCTACGGACAAATGGTTGTCTATCCCTGGGCCTACAAGGCGGTCAAGGTTAAGGATGCGAACGTGTTGCAACGTGTGGCCAACACAGCTGTCGATCGGATTGCCCAAAAGACCGGCACCTCGTATCGTGCCTCGGTGACGCACGAGGTGCTTGGCATTGCTGGCGGCGGCTCCGACGATTGGAGTCGTGCCGCTTTGGGTGTCCAGTATGTGTATACGATTGAGTTGCGTGATCGCGGCACTTATGGCTTTGTTCTGCCACCGAAGTACATCAAGGATACGGCGCTGGAGGGTTGGATTGTGGCCGATGCGGTGGCCCAGGCCATTGCCTAG
- the LOC132795184 gene encoding protein wings apart-like, giving the protein MSRWGKNIVVPLDSLCKEKENTNRPTVARSVGTVGKWGKMGFTSTRTYTLSAAAIAAATAAAAAASPAQSPASTHDHDPNDMSVSVPEPPKPKKFFKSRNAAPPEVIAQIIQQLPHCGGGTSPMRGEQAPPMTPTRQEPIKLKLAKGSNSAERKRKSPKKKAASAAAAAATAATTPGAFSGAADRSADSFLGLDADQQHLEGDAASPPIAEPKGKKSKKAKEEKKLKPEAPPSRILGRARKAVNYCEVDEDESYRSSSKDLIIPKTARVADATDPSSPAAAATDANSPALPPPTTAPSAAAASATAAAGLASSTAAAIGAAAGGNVPPSASASSSASRTPEHPPIVLRISKGTSRLVSTDSEEPPNSSPAQLQHQQQYQEATTATSGATAAAEDDDDEDADATVVPSTPKITVKPLRPPETSLPQAEAAAAITTTAAAASNEVTSQSNSNNKNNSALSNDEEDQEEEEGEEEEEEEDEPPEINYCTVKISPDKPPKERLKLIIKTDVIRNAIAKAEKKSKSKKHKHTKHSLVEQQQQAATATTAGATPATAAVAAAATTTTVQPEGAVTGSEFKTPSPHLALSEPQQQHPPQLQRGSVISPTTRSDHDFDSQSSVLGSISSKGNSTPQLLAQAVQEDSCVIRSRGSSVITSDLETSQHSSLVAPPSDIESRLESMLMTMDGNSATVATSSLAAAVEEPLREDILAVLRGDVEPRLNGATTAVTATEEAAAEEEPEETTAAKQQTKRATRGRGRKANNNNNNNNNVEAAAPPVEQRATRTRGKPAAVETSPTTTTTAAATTATTGTTKRATRGRGAKRTGVEDMEVDESPEKSAVESTTTTTTTVAAAAVVATATTEASETLPRRGRAAARANNNNVASSNNNNNSSNNNNINKIAANLSAKAEASRAADNGAGGAATRSYGRKRKNQQVTQVLQQTKEPDAEDEQLKLKLLGQLEQHDEDAQLDADEVQPPPAKVPHTELESDVLDHAMDELSNTSNGSSMQHDGSSSSPPPRDYKFKDKFKRTLTLDTQVAAGGAAAAAAAAAAAAASAATAAATTAAAGATSAANEDTQRGAVKLVISKKKGSIFKSRALVPSDQAEQATVAKRHLYKHSWDAALEANGGGTGSDASNASASTTAGSGGGGVNKADGLAAGKSGNAIDAIYSDFGDSNSNHNNTCSSAALRGESPAMGKLMARQTKPQHSAQSSLGGAASADAFDLDLEPSADEGGGGGVSSGGGGGGTGGGSGAGGAGGVTGVGGNATGLRVDRKTKEYYTVVRNVKTAHQIQEIGEYQEMYDDVEYILDALQPHNPPPTRCLSALQLATKCMTPAFRMHVRAHGVVTKFFKALSDANKDLSLGLCTSAIMYILSQEGLNMDLDRDSLELMINLLEAEGVGVGVAAPSDRANYERNKVKVRELCEEIKAQGKGTHLNVESITVGTLAMETLLSLTSKRAGEWFKEDLRKLGGLEHIIKTISDFCQPIISTSSSARDMELINWQPALLDNMQTVARCLRVLENVTQHNEANQRYMLTFAKGRAVDTLCLLYRLCDRQLVLHPTTTEASNSKEHPGVAMRELLIPVMKVLINLTHTFNEAQPSLGAELLGKRSDVIETSFHLLLLASNYIPDRCVFELSILVLTLLINLCMHTPPNRATLMQAHAPGEYVADNPPAGDQAVTAVQALLEYFYKCEELAKLVEKNTDAFLENNEKGKKKQEEVEETVNNLVQRAGHHMEHTLKGSYAAILIGNLITDNEQFETIVRRQLRGNSFKEIVGVLEKYHTFMNLTSSLEAAFVAHMKSTKKIIDNFKKRDYIYEHADDHAMPMPLNLETTTHHHHHQNDAGQSEGMRSSGNNTSSSSSGSSMPRVFKTYSSHR; this is encoded by the exons ATGTCACGCTGGGGCAAAAACATCGTTGTCCCGTTGGACTCGCTCTGCAAGGAGAAGGAGAACACAAATCGCCCCACTGTCGCCCGTTCCGTTGGCACCGTGGGCAAATGGGGCAAAATGGGTTTCACCTCAACGCGCACCTACACATTGTCTGCTGCCGCCATAGCGGCTGCCacagccgccgcagcagccgcAAGTCCCGCCCAGAGTCCAGCGTCAACGCACGATCATGACCCTAATGATATGTCGGTGTCGGTGCCGGAGCCACCAAAGCCCAAAAAATTCTTCAAATCACGCAATGCGGCGCCACCCGAAGTGATTGCCCAGATCATCCAACAGCTGCCCCATTGCGGTGGTGGCACGTCGCCAATGCGTGGCGAGCAGGCGCCACCGATGACGCCGACGCGTCAGGAGCCTATCAAGCTCAAACTGGCGAAGGGCAGCAACTCCGCAGAGCGGAAACGCAAATCGCCCAAGAAGAAAGCAGCatcggcggcagcagcagcggcaacggcagcgacaACGCCAGGTGCGTTTAGTGGCGCCGCGGATCGTTCAGCGGATAGTTTCCTCGGTCTGGATGCAGATCAGCAACATTTGGAAGGTGATGCTGCGTCGCCGCCCATCGCTGAGCCAAAGGGCAAAAAGTCCAAGAAGGCAAAGGAGGAGAAGAAACTGAAACCGGAGGCGCCGCCATCACGAATATTGGGACGTGCCCGCAAAGCGGTCAACTATTGCGAGGTGGACGAGGATGAGAGCTATCGCTCGTCCAGCAAAGATCTGATCATTCCCAAGACGGCGCGTGTCGCCGATGCCACAGATCCCTCCTCtccagcagccgcagcaaccgATGCCAACAGTCCAGCGCTTCCACCACCAACAACGGCTCCAAGTGCCGCCGCCGCATCTGCAACTGCGGCAGCCGGATTGGCGTCATCAACGGCAGCGGCAATTGGTGCAGCAGCCGGTGGCAATGTGCCGCCATCTGCGTCCGCCTCGTCGAGTGCTTCGCGCACACCTGAGCACCCGCCAATTGTTCTTCGTATTTCCAAA GGCACCTCACGCTTGGTCAGCACGGACAGCGAGGAGCCGCCAAATAGTTCGCCTGCCCAgctgcaacatcaacagcagtaTCAAGaggcgacaacagcaacaagcggagcaacagcagcagcagaagacgATGATGACGAGGATGCGGATGCCACAGTGGTGCCAAGTACGCCGAAAATAACCGTAAAACCGCTGCGACCACCAGAAACGAGCCTGCCACAAGCTGAGGCAGCCGCAGCAATaacgacgacagcagcagctgcaagcAACGAGGTGACGTcacagagcaacagcaacaacaaaaataacagtGCGTTAAGTAACGACGAGGAGGATCAGGAGGAGGAAGAAGgcgaggaggaagaggaggaggaggacgaaCCACCGGAAATCAATTATTGTACGGTGAAAATCTCACCGGATAAACCGCCAAAGGAGCGACTGAAGCTGATCATTAAAACGGACGTAATACGCAACGCCATCGCCAAAGCGGAAAAGAAatccaaaagcaaaaagcacaAGCACACAAAGCATTCACTAgtcgagcaacaacaacaagcggcaactgcaacaacagctggaGCAACacctgcaacagcagcagtagcagctgctgcaaccaCCACAACAGTGCAACCCGAGGGAGCCGTAACTGGCTCCGAGTTCAAGACGCCATCACCGCACTTGGCGCTAAGtgaaccacagcaacagcatccgCCACAACTGCAACGCGGCTCAGTCATCTCGCCCACAACACGTTCGGATCACGACTTTGACTCGCAGTCCTCGGTGCTGGGCAGCATCTCATCCAAGGGCAACAGCACACCGCAGCTGCTCGCCCAGGCGGTGCAGGAGGACAGCTGTGTGATACGCAGTCGCGGCTCAAGTGTGATCACCAGCGATCTGGAGACCAGTCAACACTCGTCACTTGTGGCGCCGCCCTCCGACATTGAATCCCGTCTGGAATCGATGCTGATGACCATGGATGGCAACAGTGCAACGGTGGCCACATCGTcgctggcggcggcggtggaggAACCGTTGCGGGAGGACATCTTGGCGGTGCTGCGCGGCGATGTGGAGCCGCGTCTCAATGGCGCCACCACAGCTGTGACAGCCACTGAGGAGGCGGCGGCGGAAGAAGAGCCGGAGGAGACGACGGCCGCCAAGCAGCAGACGAAGCGTGCAACACGCGGCCGAGGACGCAAAgcgaacaataacaacaacaacaataataatgtcGAAGCTGCTGCGCCGCCTGTGGAGCAACGTGCAACAAGAACAAGGGGCAAACCAGCAGCAGTAGAGACATCGcccacaacaacgacaacggcagcagcaacaaccgcaacaaccGGGACAACAAAGCGTGCAACACGTGGACGCGGCGCCAAGCGAACGGGCGTCGAAGACATGGAAGTGGATGAATCACCCGAGAAGTCAGCCGTAGAgtcaacaacgacaacgacaacaactgttgcagctgcagcagtagttgcaacagcaacaacagaggCCAGCGAAACGTTGCCACGTCGCGGACGCGCTGCAGCAcgggccaacaacaacaatgtggcgagcagcaataacaacaacaacagcagcaacaataacaatatcaacaaaatcGCCGCAAATCTCTCGGCCAAAGCGGAAGCGAGTCGTGCCGCAGACAATGGGGCAGGCGGCGCTGCCACACGCAGCTACGGCCGCAAGCGCAAGAATCAGCAAGTGACGCAAGTGTTGCAACAGACAAAAGAACCGGATGCGGAGGATgagcagctgaagctgaagctgctcGGTCAGCTGGAGCAGCACGATGAGGATGCGCAGCTGGATGCCGACGAGGTGCAACCGCCGCCCGCCAAAGTGCCGCACACGGAGCTCGAGTCGGACGTCTTGGATCACGCGATGGACGAGCTGTCGAACACATCGAACGGTTCGTCGATGCAACACGATGGCTCATCATCGTCGCCGCCTCCGCGTGACTACAAGTTCAAGGATAAGTTTAAGCGCACGCTGACGCTGGACACCCAAGTGGCAGCGGGTGGagcagctgccgccgccgctgcagccgccgcagcagcagcaagtgcagcgacagcagcggcaacaacagctgcagcggGAGCAACATCTGCGGCCAATGAAGACACGCAACGTGGCGCCGTCAAGCTGGTGATCTCGAAGAAGAAGGGCAGCATCTTCAAGAGCCGTGCGCTGGTGCCATCCGATCAGGCCGAGCAGGCGACGGTGGCCAAGCGGCATCTGTACAAGCACAGCTGGGATGCGGCGCTCGAGGCGAATGGCGGCGGGACGGGCAGCGATGCCAGCAATGCGTCCGCATCGACGACGGCGggcagcggcggcggtggAGTCAACAAGGCCGATGGCTTGGCCGCCGGCAAGAGCGGCAATGCCATCGATGCCATCTACAGTGATTTCGGTGATAGCAATTCCAATCATAACAATACCTGCAGCAGTGCCGCATTGCGTGGCGAAAGTCCAGCGATGGGCAAACTGATGGCGCGCCAAACGAAGCCGCAGCACAGTGCTCAATCCTCGCTTGGTGGCGCCGCCTCAGCGGATGCCTTTGATCTCGACCTCGAGCCCAGTGCGGATGAAGGCGGAGGAGGCGGGGTCAGCAGTggaggaggcggtggcggtACTGGAGGTGGAAGTGGAGCAGGAGGAGCTGGCGGTGTCACTGGAGTTGGTGGCAACGCGACTGGATTACGTGTGGATCGCAAGACAAAGGAGTACTATACGGTGGTGCGCAATGTGAAGACGGCGCATCAGATTCAGGAGATTGGCGAGTACCAGGAGATGTACGACGATGTCGAGTACATACTGGATGCACTGCAGCCCCACAATCCGCCGCCCACACGTTGTCTCTCCGCCCTGCAGCTGGCCACTAAGTGCATGACACCCGCATTCCGGATGCATGTGCGTGCTCACGGAGTGGTCACCAAATTCTTTAAG gCACTCTCCGATGCCAACAAGGACCTGAGCTTGGGTCTGTGCACCTCAGCCATTATGTATATACTGTCGCAGGAGGGTCTCAACATGGATCTGGATCGCGATTCGCTCGAACTGATGATCAATCTGCTGGAGGCTGAAGGTGTTGGCGTAGGCGTGGCAGCGCCCTCAGATCGCGCCAACTACGAACGCAACAAGGTGAAAGTGCGTGAACTGTGCGAGGAGATCAAAGCCCAGGGCAAGGGCACGCATCTGAATGTGGAATCGATAACGGTCGGCACACTGGCGATGGAAACGCTGCTCTCGCTGACATCGAAGCGTGCGGGCGAATGGTTCAAGGAGGATCTGCGTAAGCTCGGCGGCTTGGAGCACATCATCAAGACAATATCGGACTTTTGCCAGCCCATCATCTCAACGTCGTCCTCAGCGAGGGACATGGAGCTGATTAATTGGCAGCCCGCGTTGTTGGACAACATGCAAACAGTGGCGCGTTGCTTGCGCGTGCTCGAGAATGTGACGCAACACAACGAGGCGAATCAGCGTTATATGCTCACCTTTGCCAAGGGTCGGGCGGTGGACACGCTGTGTCTACTGTATCGCCTGTGTGATCGGCAGTTGGTGCTGCATCCGACGACAACGGAGgcgagcaacagcaaagagCATCCGGGTGTCGCGATGCGTGAACTGCTCATCCCTGTGATGAAGGTGCTCATCAATCTGACGCACACGTTCAACGAGGCGCAGCCATCGCTTGGCGCCGAGCTGCTCGGCAAGCGCAGCGATGTCATCGAGACGAGCTtccatctgctgctgctcgcctCCAACTACATTCCCGATCGCTGCGTCTTTGAGCTGAGCATACTG GTGCTGACGCTGCTGATCAATCTGTGCATGCACACGCCTCCGAATCGAGCCACGCTGATGCAGGCGCATGCGCCGGGCGAATATGTAGCCGACAATCCACCAGCCGGCGATCAGGCAGTCACTGCAGTCCAGGCTCTGCTCGAGTACTTCTACAAATGCGAGGAGCTAGCCAA ACTTGTGGAAAAGAATACGGATGCGTTCCTCGAGAACAACGAGAAGGGCAAAAAGAAGCAGGAGGAGGTCGAGGAGACTGTCAATAATC TTGTGCAACGCGCTGGCCACCACATGGAGCACACGCTAAAGGGCAGCTATGCGGCCATATTGATTGGCAACCTGATCACCGATAACGAGCAGTTCGAGACAATCGTGCGACGGCAGCTGCGCGGCAATAGCTTTAAGGAGATCGTTGGTGTGCTGGAGAAATATCACACTTTCATGAACCTAACGTCCAGC TTGGAGGCAGCGTTTGTGGCGCACATGAAGTCGACAAAGAAGATCATTGACAACTTTAAGAAGCGCGACTATATCTATGAGCATGCCGATGACCATGCGATGCCCATGCCTTTGAATCTGGAGACGACAacgcatcatcatcaccatcagaACGATGCTGGGCAATCGGAGGGAATGcgcagcagtggcaacaacactagcagcagcagcagtggtaGCAGTATGCCACGTGTCTTTAAGACATACAGCAGTCACAGATAA